One region of Microthrixaceae bacterium genomic DNA includes:
- a CDS encoding DUF916 domain-containing protein, producing MTSPPTLGPLRPLRRSTLRNGSTTSAVRALIVASALAVVGATVFIPASAAQDAPAETPAAETPAAAAPADEAEQPISWSVAPDLGKDGADRPNFVLDATPGETLHDSLVVTNSSEVNLVLGVYASDAFNTTDGKIDLLAGDQKPTDVGAWTTADSPSVTVPAGGRVIVPFTVAVPPDASSGDHVGGIVTSLVMTEQDAEGNQVRVERRLGTRIYLRVTGELTPELFFDRLTATHTQNWNPFRGGTVEVSYKVTNTGNTRLRAKQAVTVQSGLGTDIRRADGEDMAELLPGNSYELTQTVDGVWPFFATKVSVELSPYDSSLRQDVAPEQVVGNYRLSLFPAPQLVGLLVLALIGLGVAIARRRRRKALAVAIQTAVSAAIAQAPAQAPAPVPAPAPAAPPTPAAPPTPAPAAPPTPADPAVGSDSSWANAQPPEWNPPTASPADEPA from the coding sequence ATGACTTCTCCACCCACGCTTGGACCGCTGCGACCGCTGCGGCGCTCGACCCTTCGAAACGGTTCGACGACCTCCGCCGTTCGGGCGCTGATCGTTGCCTCCGCTCTCGCGGTGGTCGGCGCCACCGTCTTCATTCCCGCGAGTGCCGCCCAGGACGCCCCGGCCGAGACCCCAGCCGCCGAGACCCCAGCCGCCGCGGCCCCGGCCGACGAGGCCGAACAACCGATCTCCTGGTCGGTCGCCCCGGATCTCGGCAAGGACGGTGCCGACCGCCCGAATTTCGTCCTCGACGCCACCCCCGGCGAGACCCTGCACGACTCCCTCGTCGTGACCAACTCCTCCGAGGTCAACCTTGTCCTCGGCGTCTACGCAAGCGACGCGTTCAACACCACCGACGGCAAGATCGACCTACTCGCCGGCGACCAGAAGCCGACCGATGTCGGTGCCTGGACGACCGCCGACTCGCCATCGGTCACGGTACCCGCAGGCGGCAGGGTCATCGTGCCCTTCACCGTCGCGGTGCCACCAGACGCGTCCTCTGGAGACCATGTCGGCGGCATCGTCACCTCGCTGGTGATGACCGAACAGGACGCCGAAGGCAACCAGGTGCGGGTGGAACGCAGGCTCGGAACGCGGATCTACCTTCGCGTGACCGGCGAACTGACACCGGAGTTGTTTTTCGATCGTCTCACCGCCACCCATACCCAGAACTGGAATCCGTTCCGCGGCGGCACGGTCGAGGTCAGCTACAAGGTGACCAACACCGGCAACACCCGACTGCGAGCCAAGCAGGCCGTCACCGTGCAATCGGGGCTCGGCACCGACATCCGTCGCGCAGACGGCGAGGACATGGCCGAACTGTTGCCCGGCAACTCCTATGAACTGACCCAGACCGTCGACGGAGTCTGGCCGTTCTTCGCGACGAAGGTCTCGGTCGAACTGAGCCCGTATGACTCCTCGCTACGCCAAGACGTCGCCCCGGAACAGGTGGTCGGCAACTACCGGCTCTCCCTCTTTCCCGCACCGCAACTCGTCGGCCTGCTCGTCTTGGCGCTGATCGGCCTCGGCGTCGCCATCGCTCGACGACGCCGACGCAAGGCCCTCGCCGTCGCCATCCAGACCGCGGTCAGCGCGGCCATCGCCCAAGCACCAGCCCAAGCACCGGCACCGGTGCCGGCACCAGCACCGGCTGCTCCACCGACCCCGGCTGCTCCACCGACCCCGGCACCGGCTGCTCCACCGACCCCGGCGGATCCCGCTGTCGGCTCCGACTCATCATGGGCCAACGCTCAACCTCCGGAGTGGAATCCGCCGACGGCATCCCCCGCCGACGAACCTGCCTGA
- a CDS encoding ABC transporter substrate-binding protein — MTYLDNSATEITITDTSRILALDTYGTLGTTVHALGLGDQLVGRDVSTGVPDLAELPVVTHNGHQLAAEAILNLNPSVILTDYSIGPLEVQMQLRDAGIPVVIMDDQRSRDAIGDQIRAVAEVLGVAERGTILAERVEAEIAEAEAEVAELAPKDEADKVRMVFLYMRGNAGVFYWFGEGSGADDLIEALGGIDVASETGLAGTRPLNAEGLIKSAPDLYLMMSDGLSSVGGVDGLADVPGVAETNAGIHQCTVDMSDAEILSFGPQFPHTLRSLGHAIYDDQASASQ, encoded by the coding sequence GTGACCTACCTGGACAATTCGGCGACCGAGATCACGATCACCGATACCAGCAGGATCCTCGCTCTCGACACCTATGGCACGCTGGGCACCACCGTTCACGCACTCGGGCTCGGAGACCAACTCGTCGGACGCGACGTCTCCACCGGAGTGCCCGACCTCGCGGAGCTCCCGGTGGTCACCCACAACGGACACCAACTCGCCGCCGAGGCCATCCTCAACCTCAACCCCTCGGTGATCCTCACCGACTACAGCATCGGCCCGCTCGAGGTTCAGATGCAGCTTCGCGACGCCGGCATCCCGGTGGTGATCATGGACGACCAACGCAGTCGGGATGCGATCGGCGACCAGATCCGCGCCGTCGCCGAGGTGCTCGGGGTTGCGGAACGGGGCACGATCCTGGCCGAACGGGTCGAGGCCGAGATCGCCGAGGCCGAGGCCGAAGTCGCCGAGCTCGCCCCGAAGGACGAGGCCGACAAGGTCCGCATGGTCTTCCTCTACATGCGTGGCAACGCCGGCGTCTTCTACTGGTTCGGAGAAGGCTCCGGCGCCGACGACCTGATCGAGGCGCTCGGCGGTATCGACGTCGCGTCGGAAACCGGCCTCGCCGGAACCCGACCGCTCAACGCCGAGGGCCTCATCAAGTCCGCTCCCGACCTGTATCTCATGATGTCCGACGGGCTGAGCTCGGTGGGCGGCGTCGACGGTCTCGCCGATGTCCCGGGCGTGGCCGAGACCAACGCCGGGATCCACCAGTGCACCGTCGACATGTCCGATGCTGAGATCCTCAGTTTCGGTCCGCAGTTCCCTCACACGCTGCGATCGCTCGGCCACGCCATCTACGACGACCAGGCCAGCGCCAGCCAATAG
- a CDS encoding pectinacetylesterase family protein: MLAGCSSNNAAGTNDADAGTPSANDTDTGTGGADPAPSADVVAELAHWRRIEPGGDCGCADGSEFAFWVRQGDPTRVAVIFQGGGACFDAATCTFVEGPYKPRLFQEDDPNDGDGLLDIDDERNPLADWSMVFVPYCTGDLHLGDAVREDSPEQVVHHSGLANGTAVLDQVEEQFQTATEVLVAGESAGAAAAPLYGGLLADRLSDAQVTVLADGAGAYPNDPAVNELAISRWGALAAVPDWPGTQGLGAADFGLPTLFVHAGRQHPDLRFGRRDFANDQAQVTYAQLAGLSDDVAAQIDRNKREIEAQGIDLAGFVSPGEHHTILTTPYLWDHRVGGVMLVDWIQSLIDGTAVDVR, encoded by the coding sequence GTGCTCGCTGGGTGTTCGTCGAACAACGCTGCAGGCACCAACGACGCTGATGCCGGCACCCCCAGCGCCAACGACACCGACACCGGCACCGGCGGCGCAGATCCCGCACCCAGCGCCGACGTCGTTGCCGAGCTTGCGCACTGGCGCCGGATCGAACCCGGAGGCGACTGCGGCTGCGCCGACGGCAGCGAATTCGCGTTCTGGGTTCGTCAGGGCGACCCCACCAGGGTTGCGGTCATCTTCCAGGGCGGCGGTGCGTGCTTCGATGCTGCGACGTGCACCTTCGTGGAGGGCCCCTACAAGCCGCGTCTGTTCCAGGAGGACGACCCCAACGACGGCGACGGCCTGCTGGACATCGACGACGAACGCAACCCGCTCGCCGACTGGTCGATGGTGTTCGTGCCCTACTGCACCGGCGATCTGCACCTCGGAGACGCCGTGCGCGAGGACTCCCCCGAACAGGTCGTCCACCACTCCGGCCTAGCGAACGGCACCGCCGTGCTCGATCAGGTCGAAGAACAGTTCCAGACCGCCACCGAGGTGTTGGTCGCCGGCGAGAGCGCCGGGGCCGCGGCCGCCCCGCTGTACGGCGGCTTGCTGGCCGACCGGCTTTCGGACGCCCAGGTGACGGTGCTCGCCGACGGCGCCGGCGCGTACCCGAACGATCCGGCGGTCAACGAACTCGCGATCAGCCGGTGGGGCGCGCTCGCGGCGGTCCCCGACTGGCCTGGAACCCAAGGGCTCGGCGCCGCCGACTTCGGACTACCGACCCTGTTCGTGCACGCTGGGCGCCAACACCCCGATCTCCGCTTCGGACGACGCGATTTCGCGAACGACCAGGCCCAGGTGACCTACGCACAACTCGCCGGCCTGAGCGACGATGTCGCCGCACAGATCGACCGCAATAAACGCGAGATCGAGGCCCAGGGCATCGACCTCGCGGGCTTTGTCTCACCGGGCGAGCATCACACGATCCTCACCACGCCGTACTTGTGGGACCACCGGGTCGGCGGCGTCATGTTGGTCGACTGGATCCAGTCGCTGATCGACGGAACCGCGGTCGACGTGCGCTGA
- a CDS encoding NAD(P)-dependent alcohol dehydrogenase, protein MLVKAAVLREPQAPYTIEDVELDEPGQGQVRVRIVGAGICHTDVVPRGVSLSPLPIVTGHEGSGVVDAVGEGVEGIAAGDHVVLTFDSCGECEQCRENHPAYCETFLMRNLVGRELDGTTCMHDAGGEEVSARWFGQSSFATFAIANARNTVVVDKDLPLDKLGPLGCGILTGAGSIVSAMDVQPGRSLVVTGAGAVGLAAIMAAKVIGANPIIAVDLHESRLELAKELGATHTVNGAGDVAAEVLAITGAGAHYAFDTTGVPAVIQTALASLRMSGVLGLVGVQQGEVVLDGFTQLGKTIMTIFEGDVVPQEMIPKLIGWWRNGEFPFDRLIETFPFDQINEAEEASLSGRVVKPVLLF, encoded by the coding sequence ATGTTGGTGAAAGCAGCGGTTCTTCGCGAGCCGCAGGCTCCGTACACGATCGAGGACGTCGAGCTCGACGAACCCGGCCAGGGTCAGGTGCGGGTACGCATCGTCGGTGCCGGAATCTGTCACACCGACGTCGTTCCCCGGGGGGTGTCGTTGTCGCCGCTGCCGATCGTCACCGGCCATGAGGGTTCGGGCGTCGTCGATGCGGTGGGCGAAGGGGTCGAGGGGATCGCGGCCGGAGATCACGTCGTGTTGACCTTCGATTCCTGCGGTGAATGCGAGCAGTGCAGGGAGAACCATCCGGCGTATTGCGAAACGTTCCTCATGCGTAACCTCGTGGGCCGTGAACTCGACGGGACGACGTGCATGCACGACGCCGGGGGCGAGGAGGTCTCGGCGCGTTGGTTCGGTCAGTCGTCGTTCGCGACCTTTGCCATCGCGAATGCTCGCAACACCGTCGTCGTCGACAAGGACCTGCCGCTCGACAAGCTCGGCCCGCTCGGCTGTGGCATTTTGACCGGTGCCGGATCCATCGTTTCGGCGATGGATGTCCAACCGGGCCGCAGCCTGGTCGTGACCGGTGCCGGAGCGGTCGGGTTGGCGGCGATCATGGCGGCCAAGGTCATCGGCGCGAACCCGATCATCGCGGTCGACCTGCACGAGTCGCGCCTCGAACTCGCGAAGGAACTCGGCGCCACCCACACGGTGAACGGCGCCGGCGACGTGGCCGCCGAGGTGCTCGCCATCACCGGTGCAGGAGCCCACTACGCCTTCGACACCACGGGGGTGCCGGCGGTGATCCAGACGGCGTTGGCCTCGCTGCGAATGTCCGGGGTGTTGGGTCTGGTCGGCGTACAGCAGGGCGAGGTGGTGCTGGATGGTTTCACACAACTCGGCAAGACGATCATGACGATCTTCGAGGGCGACGTGGTGCCTCAGGAGATGATCCCGAAACTGATCGGGTGGTGGCGTAACGGCGAGTTCCCCTTCGACCGGCTGATCGAGACCTTCCCGTTCGATCAGATCAACGAGGCCGAGGAGGCGTCGCTTTCGGGGCGGGTCGTGAAGCCCGTACTCCTCTTCTGA
- the argB gene encoding acetylglutamate kinase: MSNDPTSSTQPGNDAPSNNQGGSGQSRQVDVLLQALPYIQRFRSATVVVKFGGNAMTSPELFDQFAQDIVMMHSVGIRPVVVHGGGPQIGQWLDRLGKSSEFVDGQRVTDAETLEVVQMVLVGKVNSDIVSALNAHGPVAVGLSGQDAGLIEATRRHADLGFVGDVTDVNPEIVHRLVDMDLIPVISTVGSDSDGQAYNINADAVASAVAEALGAQKLIFLTDVPGLLGDIDDPSSLITEVSTSQARQLIDDGTIGGGMIPKIEGCIEAIHRGVREVHLIDGRVPHVLLLELFTDAGVGTMVIA; the protein is encoded by the coding sequence ATGAGCAACGACCCGACCTCAAGCACTCAACCCGGAAACGACGCCCCCTCGAACAACCAAGGAGGCAGCGGGCAGAGCCGCCAGGTCGACGTGTTGTTGCAGGCGTTGCCCTACATCCAGCGCTTCCGTTCGGCGACGGTCGTGGTGAAGTTCGGCGGCAATGCGATGACGTCGCCCGAGCTGTTCGACCAGTTCGCCCAGGACATCGTCATGATGCACTCGGTGGGCATCCGCCCGGTCGTCGTGCACGGCGGAGGACCCCAGATCGGGCAGTGGCTGGACCGTCTCGGCAAATCGAGCGAGTTCGTCGACGGCCAACGGGTGACCGACGCCGAGACCCTCGAGGTCGTACAGATGGTGCTCGTGGGCAAGGTGAACTCCGACATCGTCAGCGCGTTGAACGCTCACGGGCCGGTTGCGGTGGGCCTGTCCGGGCAGGACGCCGGACTCATCGAGGCGACCAGACGCCACGCGGATCTCGGATTCGTCGGCGACGTCACCGACGTCAACCCCGAAATCGTTCACCGTCTCGTCGACATGGACCTCATCCCGGTGATCTCGACGGTCGGTTCCGACAGCGACGGTCAGGCCTACAACATCAACGCCGATGCGGTGGCCTCCGCCGTCGCCGAGGCGCTCGGCGCTCAGAAGCTGATCTTTCTCACCGACGTTCCCGGATTGTTGGGCGACATCGACGACCCGTCGAGCCTGATCACCGAGGTGTCGACCTCGCAGGCGCGGCAGTTGATCGACGACGGCACGATCGGCGGCGGGATGATCCCCAAGATCGAGGGGTGCATCGAGGCCATCCACCGCGGGGTGCGCGAGGTCCACCTGATCGACGGTCGGGTGCCCCACGTGTTGTTGTTGGAACTGTTCACCGACGCCGGAGTTGGCACAATGGTCATCGCCTGA
- the argJ gene encoding bifunctional glutamate N-acetyltransferase/amino-acid acetyltransferase ArgJ, whose amino-acid sequence MNEPTSTSASAPRGFRVLTANLGVKDSTTDFCLVVSERPCVSAGVYTQSRFSGPSVALARAATGRGDARGVVVVSKNANVANGPDGDADAAELQRLAADLSGAAVEGIAAQQLAVASTGVIGRRYPMEQMRSAIAGLSLPDTEATAADFAAAAQAIMTTDTHAKLVSAEVETLDGSTATLVGIAKGVGMIEPNMATLLTFFFTDAELSAPALDAAFRSAMEVTFNALSIDTDTSTSDSAAIFANGAAGRVDPAAFGAALRSVARDLVLKIAADGEGASKVIEVRVSGARDDAQAKLVAKAIVNSPLVKTAVHGSDPNWGRIVMAIGKCDDQVDIDQDRVSVDIGDTRMYPSAATESERSDALARAEAHMAGDHVVLSANLGIAAGEFTVYGCDLTDGYIRINADYTT is encoded by the coding sequence GTGAACGAACCGACATCGACTTCTGCCAGCGCGCCGCGGGGCTTTCGGGTTCTGACCGCGAATCTCGGGGTGAAGGACTCGACCACCGACTTCTGCCTGGTGGTCTCCGAGCGCCCGTGCGTGTCGGCCGGGGTGTACACGCAGTCGCGATTCTCGGGTCCGAGCGTGGCGCTGGCCCGCGCCGCCACCGGTCGCGGGGATGCCCGGGGAGTGGTCGTCGTGTCGAAGAACGCGAACGTGGCCAACGGCCCCGACGGCGACGCGGACGCCGCGGAGCTTCAACGCCTCGCCGCCGACCTCTCAGGAGCGGCGGTTGAGGGCATCGCCGCGCAACAACTTGCGGTCGCCTCCACCGGGGTGATCGGACGGCGCTACCCGATGGAGCAGATGCGATCCGCGATCGCCGGGCTGTCGCTGCCCGATACGGAGGCCACGGCTGCCGACTTCGCCGCAGCCGCGCAGGCGATCATGACCACCGACACCCACGCGAAGCTCGTTTCGGCCGAGGTGGAAACCCTCGACGGTTCGACCGCCACCCTCGTCGGTATCGCCAAGGGGGTCGGCATGATCGAGCCCAACATGGCGACCCTGCTCACCTTCTTCTTCACCGACGCCGAACTCAGCGCCCCGGCCCTCGACGCCGCGTTCCGTTCCGCGATGGAGGTCACGTTCAACGCACTCAGCATCGACACCGACACCTCGACGAGCGACTCGGCGGCCATCTTCGCCAACGGCGCGGCCGGCCGTGTCGATCCGGCGGCCTTCGGCGCCGCGCTTCGGTCGGTGGCTCGGGACCTGGTGTTGAAGATCGCAGCCGACGGCGAAGGAGCCTCGAAGGTGATCGAGGTGCGGGTGAGCGGCGCACGAGACGATGCCCAGGCGAAATTGGTGGCCAAAGCGATCGTGAATTCGCCGCTGGTGAAGACGGCGGTGCACGGCTCAGACCCGAACTGGGGCCGCATCGTGATGGCCATCGGCAAGTGCGATGACCAGGTCGACATCGACCAGGACCGGGTGTCGGTCGACATCGGCGACACCCGTATGTATCCCAGCGCCGCGACCGAATCCGAACGCAGCGACGCCCTCGCGCGGGCAGAGGCCCACATGGCCGGCGACCACGTCGTGTTGTCGGCGAACCTGGGCATTGCCGCGGGCGAGTTCACGGTGTACGGATGCGACCTCACCGACGGCTACATCAGGATCAACGCGGACTACACGACATGA
- a CDS encoding MarR family winged helix-turn-helix transcriptional regulator, with protein MSTKPPKPLKAPKPLAISPEDDRLLTLAGLLLESTDSVRARIAETLEADNSLNEGLFDPLLRLARTEGGSLRMTDLAAQCRATPSAATRNADRLERLGLAERVSCPGDRRVVHLSITDRGRRVVADALPPHLEMIRSLLDAALEPDEVDELERLLRKLRDTVHPCAAVVSGPPA; from the coding sequence GTGTCCACCAAGCCTCCGAAGCCGTTGAAGGCGCCGAAACCGTTGGCGATCTCGCCCGAAGACGACCGTCTGCTCACCCTCGCCGGCCTGCTGCTCGAGTCGACCGACAGCGTTCGCGCCCGCATCGCCGAGACGCTCGAGGCCGACAACTCGCTGAACGAGGGACTCTTCGACCCGTTGTTGCGGCTGGCTCGAACCGAAGGCGGGTCGCTGCGGATGACCGACCTGGCCGCCCAGTGCCGCGCCACCCCGTCTGCGGCGACGCGCAATGCGGATCGCCTCGAACGCCTGGGGCTCGCCGAGCGCGTTTCATGCCCCGGTGACCGTCGGGTCGTGCACCTGTCGATCACCGATCGTGGGCGTCGAGTGGTCGCCGATGCGCTGCCGCCGCACCTCGAGATGATTCGTTCGTTGCTCGATGCGGCGCTCGAACCCGACGAAGTCGACGAGTTGGAACGACTGCTGCGAAAGCTCCGCGACACCGTGCATCCGTGTGCCGCGGTGGTGAGTGGACCGCCCGCGTAG
- a CDS encoding YceI family protein, which produces MTETTRTVNGSTLPLPGSYSIDPSHSAVGFTVRHMMVSKVRGSFDKFAGSITIADEPTESSVAVEIDLNSINTNDENRDGHLKSADFFNTESTPKMTFASTKVEPKGSEWLVTGDLTLNGITKATTLTVEFEGATVDPWGNLRIGFSATGQINREDYGVAWNQALETGGVVVGKDVKIAIDAEAITPIQ; this is translated from the coding sequence ATGACCGAGACCACCCGCACCGTCAACGGATCCACCCTCCCCCTCCCCGGCAGCTACTCCATCGACCCGTCGCACAGCGCCGTCGGGTTCACCGTTCGCCACATGATGGTGTCGAAGGTGCGCGGTTCGTTCGACAAGTTCGCCGGTTCCATCACCATCGCCGACGAACCGACCGAGTCCTCGGTGGCCGTGGAGATCGACCTGAACTCCATCAACACCAACGACGAGAACCGCGACGGCCACCTCAAGTCGGCCGACTTCTTCAACACCGAGTCCACCCCGAAGATGACCTTCGCCTCCACCAAGGTCGAACCCAAGGGCTCGGAGTGGCTGGTCACCGGCGACCTCACCCTCAACGGCATCACCAAGGCGACCACGCTCACCGTCGAATTCGAGGGAGCGACCGTCGATCCGTGGGGCAACCTCCGCATCGGGTTCTCCGCAACCGGCCAGATCAACCGCGAAGACTACGGGGTCGCCTGGAACCAGGCGCTTGAGACCGGTGGCGTCGTCGTCGGCAAAGACGTGAAGATCGCGATCGACGCCGAGGCTATTACCCCCATCCAGTAG
- a CDS encoding Rieske 2Fe-2S domain-containing protein: MAAGGSGGRYPFPTVPDGWFSIAPSDLVGAGEAVPVTSLDRDFVVMRTETGTAQVFDAHCPHLGAHLGVGGIVCGETLTCPFHGWVFDAEGRLIEVPRLDRRPPRATLPTWHTRELNDRIFVWHHASGIDPTYEITPYRTDGAWTPWNINSYRVRVGVQDLTENIIDSSHFWMVHDMEPPSDDRQIVSFDGPSMVVDQHLKVTAVDAAGFEVHSVTTTNGPGIVAVEVREAGLDMLTYITQTPIDGEITEITIHFSMRELDDPEATAAIAALNDQVTNTQFAQDIAIWENKVYRQRPILTAVDGPVHEYRRWFRQFYSSLGDT, translated from the coding sequence ATGGCCGCGGGTGGGTCCGGCGGCCGATACCCGTTCCCGACGGTTCCCGACGGCTGGTTCTCGATCGCCCCGTCCGATCTGGTCGGCGCAGGTGAGGCCGTGCCGGTCACCAGCCTCGATCGGGACTTCGTGGTCATGCGCACCGAAACGGGGACGGCGCAGGTCTTCGATGCCCACTGCCCCCACCTCGGAGCGCATCTCGGGGTCGGCGGAATCGTGTGCGGCGAGACCCTCACCTGCCCATTCCACGGGTGGGTTTTCGATGCCGAGGGTCGCCTCATCGAGGTGCCGCGACTCGACCGTCGACCGCCTCGAGCGACGTTGCCGACGTGGCACACCCGCGAACTCAACGACCGGATCTTCGTGTGGCACCACGCGTCGGGCATCGACCCCACCTACGAGATCACCCCCTATCGCACCGATGGCGCCTGGACGCCGTGGAACATCAACTCCTATCGGGTGCGCGTCGGGGTCCAGGATCTCACCGAGAACATCATCGACTCGTCGCACTTCTGGATGGTCCACGACATGGAACCTCCGAGCGACGACCGCCAGATCGTCAGCTTCGATGGGCCGTCGATGGTCGTCGATCAGCATTTGAAGGTGACCGCGGTGGATGCCGCCGGCTTCGAGGTCCACTCGGTGACGACCACCAACGGCCCCGGGATCGTGGCGGTCGAGGTGCGAGAAGCGGGCCTCGACATGTTGACCTACATCACCCAGACGCCGATCGACGGCGAGATCACCGAGATCACCATCCACTTCTCGATGCGCGAGCTCGACGACCCCGAGGCCACCGCCGCGATCGCGGCGCTCAACGACCAGGTCACCAACACACAATTCGCCCAGGACATCGCCATCTGGGAGAACAAGGTCTACCGCCAGCGGCCGATCCTCACCGCGGTCGACGGGCCGGTGCACGAGTACCGGCGATGGTTCCGCCAGTTCTACTCATCGCTCGGGGACACCTGA
- the argC gene encoding N-acetyl-gamma-glutamyl-phosphate reductase has protein sequence MQNVRKIGIIGASGFAGSEVLRLAVGHPGVEVVWATGNSEAGTAIGDLYPSLAAAYGDARFATFDASMLSEVDTVILGLPHGASQALVPALVDNVEFVIDLAADFRLRDPDQYTTWYGEPHTAPELLERFTYGLPELYRDELRSARFVAAPGCYPTTAIVGLAPVVAAGLIEPRGVIVDAASGVSGAGRPPKPNTTFCQVDEDFTAYGLMNHRHTPEMEAHTGASLLFTPHLAPMNRGILATIYGRATAGTSTETVMEVLRDAYADSPFVVVSDRIPSTKATQGSNTAHLTGRYDERTDTVIVLSALDNLVKGTAGQALQCLNLMAGFDETLGLPRVGLTP, from the coding sequence ATGCAGAACGTCCGGAAGATCGGAATCATCGGCGCCTCTGGGTTCGCTGGATCCGAGGTGCTGCGCCTCGCTGTCGGTCACCCCGGGGTGGAGGTCGTGTGGGCCACCGGAAACTCCGAGGCCGGTACGGCGATCGGCGACCTCTACCCGTCGCTCGCAGCAGCCTACGGCGACGCTCGCTTCGCGACGTTCGACGCCTCGATGCTCTCCGAGGTCGACACCGTCATCCTGGGGCTGCCCCATGGCGCCTCGCAGGCGTTGGTGCCGGCCCTCGTCGACAATGTCGAGTTCGTCATCGATCTCGCTGCCGACTTTCGTCTTCGCGATCCCGATCAGTACACGACCTGGTACGGAGAACCTCACACCGCGCCCGAACTGCTGGAACGCTTCACCTACGGATTGCCCGAGCTGTACCGCGACGAACTGCGCTCGGCCCGTTTCGTCGCTGCTCCGGGTTGCTACCCCACCACGGCCATTGTCGGATTGGCGCCGGTCGTCGCCGCCGGGTTGATCGAGCCGAGAGGCGTGATCGTCGACGCTGCCTCCGGCGTGTCTGGCGCGGGCCGTCCACCCAAGCCGAACACCACGTTCTGTCAGGTCGACGAGGACTTCACCGCCTACGGACTCATGAACCACCGTCACACCCCCGAGATGGAGGCCCACACCGGCGCGTCATTGCTGTTCACACCGCACCTCGCCCCGATGAACCGAGGCATCCTCGCCACGATCTACGGTCGTGCGACCGCGGGCACATCCACCGAGACCGTGATGGAGGTGCTGCGTGACGCGTACGCTGATTCGCCGTTCGTCGTCGTGAGCGACCGGATTCCTTCGACCAAGGCCACGCAGGGCTCGAACACGGCACACCTGACCGGCCGATATGACGAACGCACCGACACGGTGATCGTATTGAGCGCGCTCGACAACCTCGTGAAGGGCACCGCCGGCCAGGCGCTGCAGTGCCTCAACCTGATGGCGGGCTTCGACGAGACGCTCGGCCTGCCCCGCGTCGGCCTCACCCCGTAA